GCATGAAGTAGATTGCGAAAGCATTTATTTTGATGCGCTTGATTATTCGAGTCATGCTGCTTTTTATAAAGGGCTAGCTACTCAACCTGATACCGTGATTTCAGTTTTCGGATTATTGGGTGACCAAGGAGTTGCCGAAAAAGATTTTGACCATGCTGATCAAATAATCCAGTCAAATTTCACCGGTAACGTCTCTATTTTAGGAGTAGTTGCCAATGAAATGAAAAAACGAAAAAGTGGGACCATCATTTGTGTTTCGTCTGTTGCAGGGGAAAGAGGGAGGAAGAGCAATTACTTCTACGGAGCCTCAAAGGCAGCATTGACGGCTTTTTTATCAGGCTTAAGAGCACGCATGTTAAGTAGTGGTGTCCATGTGGTGACGGTTATTCCGGGATTCATTAAAACTAAGATGATTGATGGCCTTGAAACCCCAGCTCCTCTCACAGCTCAACCTGAGGATGTGGCCAAAGCTATATTTAAAGGACAGGAAAA
Above is a window of Algoriphagus machipongonensis DNA encoding:
- a CDS encoding SDR family oxidoreductase; protein product: MSNVLILGAGSDVGKACAYLFAEKGYSVTLASRKVEEQQRISTDIQIRHEVDCESIYFDALDYSSHAAFYKGLATQPDTVISVFGLLGDQGVAEKDFDHADQIIQSNFTGNVSILGVVANEMKKRKSGTIICVSSVAGERGRKSNYFYGASKAALTAFLSGLRARMLSSGVHVVTVIPGFIKTKMIDGLETPAPLTAQPEDVAKAIFKGQEKKKNVVYVLYSWRWIMMIIRNIPEFIFKKLNL